One window of Cucurbita pepo subsp. pepo cultivar mu-cu-16 chromosome LG19, ASM280686v2, whole genome shotgun sequence genomic DNA carries:
- the LOC111781638 gene encoding glycine-rich protein 5-like — protein MLLSCLLCRRRVSKGNGSRGRKSGSCVEGGNRLGIVVDDGSYVGTTPMFNGGYGGWGWDWTFSSVGDSGNGNGNGRGGCDVGGGGGDSEVGGRGCDVGRGDGVRCGNGDGNGASFHEAGGGDGGVASSFDECGGGGGTVSDHGGGGSFHMDGGHSNFGGGVSSHGGGGGGANYDHGGGGGGASYDHGGGGGVSDYGGGGGGYDFGGGGGSSFW, from the coding sequence ATGTTGCTGTCGTGTTTGCTTTGCCGGAGGAGAGTTTCTAAGGGGAATGGTAGCAGGGGGAGAAAAAGTGGAAGTTGTGTTGAAGGTGGCAATAGACTTGGAATAGTTGTGGATGATGGGAGCTATGTGGGTACAACACCCATGTTTAACGGTGGTTATGGAGGTTGGGGTTGGGATTGGACTTTTAGTAGTGTAGGAGATTCAGGCAACGGCAATGGCAACGGCCGAGGAGGTTGTGATGTCGGTGGAGGTGGTGGGGATTCTGAAGTTGGTGGTCGAGGCTGTGATGTCGGTCGAGGTGATGGAGTTAGGTGTGGAAATGGAGATGGCAACGGAGCGAGTTTTCACGAGGCAGGTGGTGGAGATGGTGGTGTAGCGAGCTCTTTCGACGAATGTGGTGGTGGAGGTGGGACTGTTTCTGATCATGGAGGTGGTGGGAGTTTTCACATGGATGGTGGGCATTCTAATTTTGGAGGTGGAGTGAGTTCTCACGGcggaggtggtggtggagcCAATTATGATCACGGCGGAGGTGGTGGCGGAGCAAGTTATGATCACGGCGGAGGTGGAGGTGTTTCTGATtatggaggtggtggaggGGGTTATGATTTTGGAGGGGGCGGAGGATCATCCTTTTGGTGA